The DNA segment AAAGAAGGCAGAGGAGAAGAAGGGTAAAAGTGCGGAAAAATGACGGAAACACGGAAACCTCAACACTATGGCAACGTAAGCTTGCTCAACAAATAGAATCTAAATGGATGTAATAGCTCAGCCAAGTTACTTCACTTTCGGGGTTGCTTCTTTAGGAACAAAAATCAACCGGTTGAGCAGACGTTGGCGATTCTGAAACAGACTATCGCGTTTGCTTGGCTCGAATATTATTTTGCTGTCGTATTCATACAGTGTTTCAAATTGTCTAAGTGCGGCTTCTATATTATTTGCCTTTTGTTCATCAGTGCCCCCAGAGAACTTATTCTGATGAATCGGATTGTTTACGCAGCATTCTAAAAAAGACTTCCCAGGAATGGAGTCGAGTAGTTTATATTGCTCGATAAATCGCATCTGTTCTTTCGTGTACATATAATGGCGTGACATGATGCGAAACGAATCGGGGTCGTTCCGGTATCGTTCTCGAAAAACATTTACTTTACTTTTCCGATATGAATCCTCGATAATATCCCAATACTGAGCGTTTTTTTCGAGATGATCCATAAACGAACTCATTATCAGTGTGTCCACATCCGATTTATCTAACCTCCGCGCGTAGAAATACGACGTGAAACTCGTTGAACACGCTTCGACATCTTGATGATACTGGTCGTTTTTCGGATGAAGTCGGCGTGCGGTCAGTTTAACGGTAATCGTATGAAAACCATAATTGTCGAATCGTAGCTTTAATGGTCGTGTTACCCCCTTCCAACCCGGATTTATCGCTCCTTGCCAATTTGTTTCACCTTCGACGACTTGTACTCCTCTTTCCACTTCAACATCGATGGTTGCCTCGTCGCACACGGTATAGGTATACGCTGTTATTTCGAATGGTATCGCCTCGTGCATTTGTAATCTTGTGAAGAAACTTTGCGGTGTAATTGAAATTTTGCAGTGTGAGAACGTTTCGTCACCACACCATGAATTAGTACTAATTGCAAAAATCATAATTGCCGCTAGTAGGTGGATGATAAGGCCTTTCCTCATTGTTCTTCCTTTCATCAAAGCATTCACTCAGTAATATAAGCATAACTGAAATCCTATTCTCACCAAACTTCCTCACTTTGGAGTGTGTGAAAGAATTCGCTATCTTATGACGTAGCCAAGGGGGAACGAGCAAGTTGACCTCTTGCTGTGAACTGTTCTCTTGCGTTTTGCCACCTTCTGTTCTCCCCGTTGTAATCTGGCGTTGTACGCTTCTCCGAGGATTATCCCTAAACGAACATGCAAGACACTGTGGCATTGCGCTACATGCACTATTTTTCACGATAAGTTTGCGTGGACAGACAAGAGTGTCAGTCCTACTGGAACAAAATGGACAGACAAGAGTGTCCGTCCTATTGAATGATGAAAGGGTGAACACAAGGTTCACCCGTACTCGCGAAGTGTAGGGCGCATGCCAAACGCCCAATGGTGGACAGACTGGATTGTCCGTCCTACTGGAACAAAATGGACAGACTGGATTGTCCGTCCTACTGGAACAAAATGGACAGACTGGATTGTCCGTCCTACTAAGTATTTATCCTACAAAGGAATAAGAATATGCTGTTCCGCATCGTCACAAAGACCGCGTTTAAGCAGTTCGTCAACTACCTGTTGGAATCTACCGAGGTAGTGGCGCCAAAACTGGTCGGAACTAATGCGAAAGGAAAGTCCATCCATCAATTCTTGCCGGTGGAGAATTACGATGAGATTGACTTCACATACGAGAAATGCGAATTCTCGGCAAAAACGTATTTTCTCCCGTATAAGATGAAGCTGTCGACGTTCAAGCTCGAAGAGAACGATTGGCATCAGGTGATTCAGTACCGGGTCCATCCGCGAGCCATCATCGGTCTTCATTCCTGCGATATCAATGCGTTGGTGAAATTGGATAAAGTTTTCGCACGCGATTTTTATCCGAATCCATATTACATCTCCCGCCGGAAGAACACCTTTGTCGTCGGGATCGACCACGAACCGTGTGAGGATGGGTTCTGCCACGCTATTAATGCGAATAATGTCACACACGGATTCGACCTCTTCCTAACCGACCTTGGCGACCGTTACTTCGTGAAGATTAACTCCGACCGAGCATTCATGGCGCTTAACAACGTTCCAAACCATGAAATCACCGAATCGGATACGAAGGATTATCTCGGAGTATAGAAACAGATAACTGAGAGGTACAAAACTCAGGTGCAAACAGAGGACTTGCCGAACTTACTCGATATCGAATTCGAATCGGAAGTATGGAAGAAGTGGGGTGCGAAATGCTTGAGTTGCGGCACCTGCGCGATGGTTTGCCCAACTTGCTACTGCTCCGGCGTCCACGAACAAGTTTCGATGGATCATAAGGAAGGGGCGAAAATCAGTTATCTCTATTCGTGTAATCTACTCGACTTCGCCATGGTCGCTGGCGGCCACAATTTCCGCCCGGGACAGGATACCCGTTTGAAATACCGGTTCTACCATCAGCATCGAGGCTTCGTCGAATCGCACGGCGAGCCAATGTGCGTCGGTTGTAATCGATGCGGCCGGTCGTGCCTCGCCGGGATCAATCCGGTCGACGTGATTAACGATCTACAAGAGGAGGGGAAACGATGAACATCTTCACCACCTATGACGTGACCAAAGAGAGCACGATGATTCAACCGCTGGAGTTCTCACGAGCGAACCGGCTCATGCACGTCGACAAAACGTTTAAAGCGGAAATCACCAACGTGATCCGGTTGACCGATATGGAAAAATTGTTCCATGTCCGCATCATCGACAGCCGCGACCGCGAACGCTTTACGTTTATGCCGGGACAATTTGTGATGATGGAGGTTCCTGGTTACGGGGAAGTGCCGATTTCGATTTCTGGTTCCCCGACCAATAAAGGGTATCTCGAATTGTGTATCCGAAAAGCCGGTATCGTCACGACATTGCTTCATAAGGCACGGCGCGGAGCGCGGATTGGTATTCGCGGTCCATTTGGCAACGCGTTCCCGATGGAAAAAATGAAGGGTCACAACGTTCTTCTCATCGCGGGTGGCTTAGGTTTGGCACCTTTGCGTGCGCCGATATTTCATGTCACGGAGAACCGTTCCGAGTATAAAGATGTTCACATTCTTTACGGTACCCGAACCGCCGATCAGCTGTTGTTCGATTATCAATACGACGAATGGCGCCGGATCGACGATGTGAATCTGCAAATCATCGTTGAACATGGCAGTCCCAATTGGACGGGTAAGACCGGTATGATTACAAAGTTGCTCGATGATCTGCCGATCAAACCACTCGATACATACGCAATCGTCTGCGGGCCGCCGATTATGTTCAAGTTCGTTTGCAATCGGCTGCGCGATTTAGGCGTACCGATGCACCGCATGTTCGTTTCGCTGGAACGCCGGATGCACTGTGGCATGGGGAAATGCTGCCGTTGCAATATCGGTTCGACGTTCATTTGCGTCGATGGACCGGTGTTCGATTATTGGTCGGTCTTAAACCTCAAAGAAGCTATCTAAGAGGAAAACATGAAGTATTTATCTATTGAACCGGCACGTCCGAAAGTAGCGGTCTTTGATTTCACCGATTGCGAAGGCTGCGAACTTCAGCTCATCAACAAAGAAGAGACGCTGGTCGATTTCCTAAAAGCAATCGAAGTTGTGAATTTCCGGGAAGCAATCTCAAACCCATCGGAAGACTATGACATTGCCTTTGTTGAAGGTTCGATCAGCCGCGCCGACGAAATCGACCGCTTACTGACGATTCGCAAAAAAGCCAAAGTGTTGGTTGCGTTCGGCACCTGCGCTTGTTTCGGCGGTGTACACAAGTTGAAGAATGTCCACACGACCTACGAAGCGAATAAGGAAGTGTACGGTGATATGCCGAAAGACACGATGCCGGTTCGCTCGGTCGGCGAGATCGTTCAAGTCGATTTTTCGATTCCTGGTTGCCCTGTGAGTAAAGCTGAAATCGAACGAATCGTACAACATTTGATTTGGGATGTTACGTATCAGTATCCTGTTTATCCAGTGTGCTTTGAGTGCCGGCAACGCTTTACAATCTGCAGGTTCGATTTAGGCGAATTGTGCTTAGGTCCGGTTTCGGCTGCTGGTTGCAACGCCCCTTGTCCCGCTGGTGGGATGGGCTGTTGGGGTTGCCGCGGTGTCGCCGAAGCGCCTAACTTCGTTGAGTATTTCGAGTTGTGCAAACGACACGGTTACTCGAAAGAGGAAGTTTTGGAACGAATGAATTTCTTCGGCGGCTTTGCCGAAGTGACGGGGGTGAAGTAAGATGAAATTAGATCTCAATGTCGACGTCCATCACCTAACTCGCGTCGAAGGTCATGGCAGTATTCGCATCCGCGTCCAAAATGGCGACATCAAAGAGGCGGCTTGGGAAGTTATCGAAACCCCGCGGTACTTTGAAGTCATGCTCAAAGGGAAGAAGTGGGATGCTGCGGCGGTGCTCACAGCGCGGATTTGCGGAATTTGCTCGATCGGGCATACCCTCGCCAGTCTACGTGCGACCGAAAACGCCTTTGGTATCACGATACCGGAAGCAGCAAAGAAATTGCGCATTCTTGCTAAACACGGTGAAACGCTTCAAAGCCACTACCTCCATCTCTTCTTTTTGGCAGCACCTGATTTCCTCGGCCTGCCCAGTGCTTTACCACTGATTGAATCTAATCCGGAAGTTGTCGCGATCGCAGCCCGACTCAAGGGATTGGCAAACAATATGTGCGATTTAATCGCTGGCAGGACAACCCACCCGGTATCGATTCAAGTTGGCGGCATGTCACATAAACCGAGTCGCCGGGAGCTCTTGGCACTGCGTGACGAGTTGTTGCGGTCAGTGGAGGATGTAGCGGCTACTATCGCATTGTTTAAAACCTTAACGATTCCCGATTTTACCCGGGAAACCGAATTTGTCGCTTTGAAAGGGGTCAAAGAGTATCCCTTCATCGGTGGCGACTTGGTTTCTACTGACGGTATTGTGAAGAAGGAAAACGAGTACCGTGCGATGACGAATGAATTCTGTGTGGAACATTCGACCTCGAAATGGTGTAAGCTTTCCCGTAACTCGTTTGCCGTTGGTGCGCTTGCCCGGGTGAACAACAACTACAAACTCCTGCATAAAGAAGCGCAGAAGTTAGCGGAAGAACTTGGTCTCAAACCGGTGAATCACAATCCGTTTATGAACAACATCGCTCAATTGGTCGAGTGCGTTCACTGTACTTATGACTCAGTGAAACTGATTGACGAATTGGTGAAAATGCCGCAAGATGAACCGATTCGCGTGAAAGTCGAACCGAAAGCCGGTATTGGTGTTGGCGCGGTGGAAGTGCCACGTGGCATTCTTTATCACGAATACGAATACGACAATAATGGCAGAGTCGTGAAGGCGAACTGCATTATTCCGACGACACAGAATCATGCGAACATCTGGGACGATATGCACGAACTTGTCAAGGTCAATCTTGTCAAAGGCATGACTGATGCGAAGATGGAGTTGCTCTGTTCGATGCTCGTCCGCGCCTATGATCCTTGCATTTCCTGTTCGGTACATTAAACAAATTCGATTCCGGAGGTGGAATTCAAGTAATTGGTTCCACCTCCTCCTCTCTTATCACCGAATATTCTCGCTCACAAGCTCGCATTCCTTCCCAGTCGGTTTCGTATATTATTGCAGCAGAACTGGTAATAACTCTTGCAACGCACACAAATTAAAGTAACAGGAATCGTTCAGGGGGTCGGGTTCCGTCCCTTCGTGTATCGCATTGCAGTATCGAATCAACTGACTGGACATGTTTACAACCACTCCTCCGGGGTCGATATCGAAGTCGAAGGGACTGCGGAGAATCTTGCTCAATTTCAATCAGAGCTACTAAGTATTTTGCCGCCGTTAGCGCGCATCGATACGTTACAAATAAAAGAAATTCCTGCGAACGGTGACACAACGTTTCGGATAATCGAAAGCTCCGATACCATTGCGGAAGCGGCACTCATCAGCCCGGATGTCGCCACCTGCGACGATTGTTTACGGGAGTTGTTCGATCCCAATGACCGACGATACTTGTACCCCTTTATCAATTGCACCAATTGCGGACCACGGTTCACCATCATCGAAGAACTGCCCTACGACCGTTCCCAGACAACGATGCGCGAATTTCCACTTTGCGACGATTGTGCCAACGAGTATCGCAATCCCCTTGACCGACGCTTTCATGCAGAGCCGGTAGCGTGCCCGGTGTGCGGCCCACAGTTAGAGTTTGTAACATTGGATAAAGGGACAGACAAGAGTGTCTGTCCTGCCGATGGTTCGCCCATAAACAAAACGGTGTCGGCATTGGAAGCGGGGAAGATTGTTGCCATAAAGGGATTGGGGGGATTTCATCTTTCCTGCGATGCTATTAACGAGAATGCCGTTCAGACTTTGCGAGTGCGCAAAGGACGACCGAGCAAACCGTTGGCGGTGATGTTTCGCTCGATAGATGTATTGCGTTGCTATTGCGAAGTGTCCGAAGCTGAAGAAAAAGAGTTGTTGAGTTACCGCCAACCGATTCTGTTGTTGAGAAAGCGGGCGGACATTTCTGTTTGCCGCCCCTACCCGGAGGGAAAGTTAACTGAATCGCTTGCACCGGGGATTGATGAGATTGGCGCGTTTCTTCCCTATACACCGATACATCACTTATTATTTCACGAAACGAAACTCGACTGTTTGGTGATGACAAGTGGCAATCGCAGCGAAGAACCGATTGTTATCGATAACGATGAGTGCATCGAAAAGCTGTCGGATATTGCCGATGCGGCGCTCGTGCATAACCGAAAGATTTGGAATCGCTGCGACGATTCGGTCGGATATTTTTCCGGATCGCGACTAATAATCACAAGGCGTTCGCGGGGATTTGCACCACTTCCGGTTCAACTGGAAACTGAAGTTGCACCGACGTTAGCGGTTGGCGCGATGTATTGCAATACGTTTGCACTGGCGGAAGGGAAACGCGCTTTTCTTTCACAACATATCGGCGACGTCGATAACCAAGCGACTATCGAATTCATGCAGGAATCAATCGAGAAACTGCAGCGTTGGTTGGGAATCATACCGGAGATTATTGCTCACGATTTGCATCCGAATCTGTTGACGACGCGATTCGCCCAGGAAATCGGCAGTGGAAAAAAACTCGTTGGCGTACAGCACCATCACGCTCATTTCGCAGCGGCATTGGCGGCAAATCAATTACGACAACCCGCTATCGGCATCGTATTCGACGGCACTGGTTACGGACTTGACCGTACGATTTGGGGCGGGGAGATTTTTATTGGTGATACCAGTAGGGTCGAACGGATAGGTTGGTTACAACCGCTGTTGTTACCGGGTGGTGACAGTTCGATCAAGAAACCATATCGCACAGCGATTGCCTATTTGCATCAGTTGTTTGAAAACAAGTACGAGTTGCCGGAAAAATTATTAAAGTATGCTACCGACGAAGAAATCGGCTTGGTTAAATCGATGGTCGATCGACATTTCAATACGGTACAGACTACCAGCATCGGGCGGTTGTTCGATGCGGTGTCGGCAATGCTTGGCGTATGCGGAGTATCCACCTACGAGGGACAAGCGGCAATCGAGTTAGAGCAATTGGCATGGCGCGCCGTCCGCGAGGGTAGCACACAGGAAATTCCCGAGTTACCTTTTATAATCGCGGTGAATGGGAACACCTTGCAAATGGAAGCGCGGTCATTCTTTGAGCAGTTATCCGAACTAGTCAACCAGAAAAAAGTATCTTTGCAAAATCTGGCGTATGCATTTCACCTCGCTCTAAGTGAAGCGGTCGTGCAATGCTGTCTTGTGCTTCGCGAGCAGACGCAATTGCGTGATGTCGTATTGTGCGGCGGGGTGTGGCAAAATCGATTACTGACCCAGTTGACGGGTGAGCGATTAGAACAGAATGGTTTTCGTCCGATTTATCCAGGCATCATCCCGGTCAATGACGGCGGGATCGCGTTGGGGCAGGTATGCGTTGCGAATGCACTCAAGTAAGTCGATGGGATTGCTTCGTTGTCCGCCGCCCGGCGGACTCCTCGCAATGACATTTACAACAATGAGATTGCTTCGGTGCTGCGCACGCTCGCAATGATAGTTGTTTGGCAGATAATGGAGTAACTATGTGTTTAGCGGTACCGGGGATCATCCGTTCGATCACGGATGGGCTGGCGAAAGTCGATTTCGGGGGCGTCGAGCGAGAGATCGCGCTCGATTTGCTGCCGGAAGCGAAGGTCGGCGAGTATATACTTGCTCATGCCGGTTTTGCGCTGCAGACTCTCGACGTCGAGGAAGCGGAGGAACTGCTCGCATTGTTCCGTGAAATCGAAGAAGCCATTGATGCGGAGCAACGGTCTTGAACGAGCCACAAAAATCGTCTCCATCAGTGGATGAGTGGTACAAGAAAATCGATGAATTAGTGACCCGACCGATTCAACTGATGGAAGTGTGTGGTACACATACGGTTGCCATCAGCCGGTTTGGACTCCGTTCGCGATTACCAAAACAACTAAAACTGCTGTCGGGACCAGGTTGTCCGGTCTGCGTTACACCAACTTCGGTGATCGATGCATTGATCGCACTATGCCGGTTACCGAACATAACAATTGCAACCTTTGGCGATATGCTGCGGGTTCCCGGCAGCGTATCCTCCCTACAAGAAGAGCGGGCTACCGGAAAGCAGATTCTTGTTACCTACTCCCCACTCGAAGCGTTAGACTTCGCGAAAGCTCATCCCGAACATATTGTGGTATTTGCCGGAGTGGGATTTGAAACAACGCTGCCGGTGCTTGCCGCGACGATCATTCGAGCACGAGAACAACAATTAGCGAACTTCTTCGTTGTGATGTCGGGGCGACTGGCGCCACCGGCGATGATGACTTTACTCGAAAGTAACGATGTTCGGATCGATGGATTTATTTGTCCCGGTCATGTCAGTTCGGTAATCGGGAGCAAACCGTACGAACCGATAGCAAGCAAGTATCGCGTACCCTGCGTCATTACTGGATTTGAAGCGAAAGATATTTTAGAAGGCGTTTATCTCTTGGTCGAGCAAATCGAGCAGCAACGCGCCAGCGTCGAGATTCAGTATAAACGCGCGGTACCGGAAGCGGGGAATCCACAAGCATTAGCAGCGATGGAGCGGGTGTTTCGGGTGTGTGACGCGGCATGGCGGGGAATCGGACTGATGCCGAATTCCGGTAT comes from the bacterium genome and includes:
- a CDS encoding 4Fe-4S dicluster domain-containing protein, translating into MPNLLDIEFESEVWKKWGAKCLSCGTCAMVCPTCYCSGVHEQVSMDHKEGAKISYLYSCNLLDFAMVAGGHNFRPGQDTRLKYRFYHQHRGFVESHGEPMCVGCNRCGRSCLAGINPVDVINDLQEEGKR
- a CDS encoding FAD/NAD(P)-binding protein, with protein sequence MNIFTTYDVTKESTMIQPLEFSRANRLMHVDKTFKAEITNVIRLTDMEKLFHVRIIDSRDRERFTFMPGQFVMMEVPGYGEVPISISGSPTNKGYLELCIRKAGIVTTLLHKARRGARIGIRGPFGNAFPMEKMKGHNVLLIAGGLGLAPLRAPIFHVTENRSEYKDVHILYGTRTADQLLFDYQYDEWRRIDDVNLQIIVEHGSPNWTGKTGMITKLLDDLPIKPLDTYAIVCGPPIMFKFVCNRLRDLGVPMHRMFVSLERRMHCGMGKCCRCNIGSTFICVDGPVFDYWSVLNLKEAI
- a CDS encoding NADH:ubiquinone oxidoreductase, yielding MKYLSIEPARPKVAVFDFTDCEGCELQLINKEETLVDFLKAIEVVNFREAISNPSEDYDIAFVEGSISRADEIDRLLTIRKKAKVLVAFGTCACFGGVHKLKNVHTTYEANKEVYGDMPKDTMPVRSVGEIVQVDFSIPGCPVSKAEIERIVQHLIWDVTYQYPVYPVCFECRQRFTICRFDLGELCLGPVSAAGCNAPCPAGGMGCWGCRGVAEAPNFVEYFELCKRHGYSKEEVLERMNFFGGFAEVTGVK
- a CDS encoding Ni/Fe hydrogenase subunit alpha — translated: MKLDLNVDVHHLTRVEGHGSIRIRVQNGDIKEAAWEVIETPRYFEVMLKGKKWDAAAVLTARICGICSIGHTLASLRATENAFGITIPEAAKKLRILAKHGETLQSHYLHLFFLAAPDFLGLPSALPLIESNPEVVAIAARLKGLANNMCDLIAGRTTHPVSIQVGGMSHKPSRRELLALRDELLRSVEDVAATIALFKTLTIPDFTRETEFVALKGVKEYPFIGGDLVSTDGIVKKENEYRAMTNEFCVEHSTSKWCKLSRNSFAVGALARVNNNYKLLHKEAQKLAEELGLKPVNHNPFMNNIAQLVECVHCTYDSVKLIDELVKMPQDEPIRVKVEPKAGIGVGAVEVPRGILYHEYEYDNNGRVVKANCIIPTTQNHANIWDDMHELVKVNLVKGMTDAKMELLCSMLVRAYDPCISCSVH
- the hypF gene encoding carbamoyltransferase HypF encodes the protein MQRTQIKVTGIVQGVGFRPFVYRIAVSNQLTGHVYNHSSGVDIEVEGTAENLAQFQSELLSILPPLARIDTLQIKEIPANGDTTFRIIESSDTIAEAALISPDVATCDDCLRELFDPNDRRYLYPFINCTNCGPRFTIIEELPYDRSQTTMREFPLCDDCANEYRNPLDRRFHAEPVACPVCGPQLEFVTLDKGTDKSVCPADGSPINKTVSALEAGKIVAIKGLGGFHLSCDAINENAVQTLRVRKGRPSKPLAVMFRSIDVLRCYCEVSEAEEKELLSYRQPILLLRKRADISVCRPYPEGKLTESLAPGIDEIGAFLPYTPIHHLLFHETKLDCLVMTSGNRSEEPIVIDNDECIEKLSDIADAALVHNRKIWNRCDDSVGYFSGSRLIITRRSRGFAPLPVQLETEVAPTLAVGAMYCNTFALAEGKRAFLSQHIGDVDNQATIEFMQESIEKLQRWLGIIPEIIAHDLHPNLLTTRFAQEIGSGKKLVGVQHHHAHFAAALAANQLRQPAIGIVFDGTGYGLDRTIWGGEIFIGDTSRVERIGWLQPLLLPGGDSSIKKPYRTAIAYLHQLFENKYELPEKLLKYATDEEIGLVKSMVDRHFNTVQTTSIGRLFDAVSAMLGVCGVSTYEGQAAIELEQLAWRAVREGSTQEIPELPFIIAVNGNTLQMEARSFFEQLSELVNQKKVSLQNLAYAFHLALSEAVVQCCLVLREQTQLRDVVLCGGVWQNRLLTQLTGERLEQNGFRPIYPGIIPVNDGGIALGQVCVANALK
- a CDS encoding HypC/HybG/HupF family hydrogenase formation chaperone, whose product is MCLAVPGIIRSITDGLAKVDFGGVEREIALDLLPEAKVGEYILAHAGFALQTLDVEEAEELLALFREIEEAIDAEQRS
- the hypD gene encoding hydrogenase formation protein HypD, whose protein sequence is MNEPQKSSPSVDEWYKKIDELVTRPIQLMEVCGTHTVAISRFGLRSRLPKQLKLLSGPGCPVCVTPTSVIDALIALCRLPNITIATFGDMLRVPGSVSSLQEERATGKQILVTYSPLEALDFAKAHPEHIVVFAGVGFETTLPVLAATIIRAREQQLANFFVVMSGRLAPPAMMTLLESNDVRIDGFICPGHVSSVIGSKPYEPIASKYRVPCVITGFEAKDILEGVYLLVEQIEQQRASVEIQYKRAVPEAGNPQALAAMERVFRVCDAAWRGIGLMPNSGMELNDEFSAFDALKRFGITLPEANAMPTGCQCGEVMRGIKTPPECPLFGNGCTPARPVGPCMVSTEGSCAAYYRYGSGE